The sequence GAGATGAAAGATATCCGCTTAAATAAGCAGTGAGATAAAAAGAAATAATGTGAACAAAGACTTTATAAAGATAATTTTTTTCTTCTCCTGTATTAAAGGTTAGACTTGGCAGAAAATTATAAACCTCATTTATTGCAAGTGTGATATATAATAAACTGCTTAGGGTTGCTATGAAATAACCAGCCCTTTTATTTAACACTATACTTGAAGATATAACAACCAGAATTAGGGCAAAGGAAAACCAGCTTTCGATTCCTCCAGTAATAACAATGAGAGCCATCGTGAATATCACGTCAAGTATCAATTGTATATAAGCGAAGACTACGAGATTTCTAATCCTGAAAAGTAATACTGAATAAATAATAGTAAGGATATAGACTGAAATTATGAGACGGCTGAGTATAAAAACAGATGTAAATCCGTGTAGACCACTTAAAAAAAATGAGGACCCAAGGAGTAAACTAATAAAGATAGCCCTAAAGAATATTAGGGCCTTAATCCTCTTTCTTAATGACTCAACATCTTCTAAGGTCATTCACATATTATTTTATAAGGGTAATAAGCTTGAATATCGGTAGATACATTGACACAACAATAAATCCAACGGTGCCACCAAGAAATATCATCAGGAGTGGTTCCATCATTGCTGTAAGGTTTGAAACAGCAGCATCAACCTCATCATCATAAAAATCTGCAATCTTTGCAAGCATCGCATCAAGAGCACCTGTTGATTCACCAACTGCAATCATGTGAGTGACCATAGGCGGGAATACTTTTGCCTTTGTAATAGGTTCAGCAAGGGTTTTTCCGCCCACCACCCCTTTTCTTACATCAAGAATTGCATATTCAATAACCTTATTCCCAGAAGTCTTGGCAGTGATCTCAAGTCCATCTAATATGGGAACACCACTGCTTACAAGTGTACCCAGCGTCCTTGTAAATTTTGCAACTGCAACCTTATTAAGAAGAACGCCAAATATGGGTAATTTTAGTAATATTCTGTCGATTATATATTTGCCTTTCTCAGTCCTTCGAACTTGGATGATAAAAACAATCAAGGCTATAATTGCTCCAAGTGTCATCAGTCCACCAATACCCGCAATAAAACTGCTGATACCAACGATTATTCTCGTCGGTAATGGCAAAGTACCACCAAGTTGAGCAAACATCTTTGAAAATGTTGGAACTACAAAGATCATTATGATAGCAATTACTCCAACGGCAACTGTTGTTACAACAGCAGGATAGACCATCGCTCCCTTTACTTTCTTTTTCAATTTCATTGCCTTTTCAATATACGCTGCAAGCCTGTTAAGTATTGTATCAAGTA is a genomic window of Nitrospirota bacterium containing:
- a CDS encoding type II secretion system F family protein, whose protein sequence is MTAASKEEVIAQLRKRNITATLVTEKTKKVRKIGFRGGVKDKDIVVFTRQFATMIDAGLPLVQALDILSNQVENRTLANSLQQIKLDVESGSTYADALKKHPRIFSELYVNMVAAGEAGGILDTILNRLAAYIEKAMKLKKKVKGAMVYPAVVTTVAVGVIAIIMIFVVPTFSKMFAQLGGTLPLPTRIIVGISSFIAGIGGLMTLGAIIALIVFIIQVRRTEKGKYIIDRILLKLPIFGVLLNKVAVAKFTRTLGTLVSSGVPILDGLEITAKTSGNKVIEYAILDVRKGVVGGKTLAEPITKAKVFPPMVTHMIAVGESTGALDAMLAKIADFYDDEVDAAVSNLTAMMEPLLMIFLGGTVGFIVVSMYLPIFKLITLIK